The following proteins come from a genomic window of Anaerobutyricum hallii:
- a CDS encoding MerR family transcriptional regulator, translated as MKKDGFYSSGEFAKTAHITKKTLRYYDAHNILKPSYLTPYGARFYSDEDFARLQQILLLKYLGFSLDDIREMTINDSDYHFMADALKLQRKLVQDKIEQLQLVERAIQDTSKAIEEEHSVNWSQMLKLIHLTGMEKSMKNQYQNASNISARIQLHNKYSTNTQGWFPWIFDQCHMAEHSTVLEIGCGDGSLWLENKEKIPKQLHVVLSDISEGMLRDTRRAIHANVKTSRFDFQVFDCERIPYPDNSFDLVIANHILFYCKNLTSVFEEISRVLKTGGTFVCSTYGAAHMKEINELVSEFDDRIVLSADRLFERFGKENGADLLAPYFQNIKWLSYEDSLHVTEPETLISYVLSCHGNQNQYIIDHYKEFRNYVRKKTEDGFTITKDAGIFITI; from the coding sequence ATGAAAAAAGATGGTTTTTATTCATCCGGAGAATTTGCAAAAACGGCTCATATCACAAAGAAAACCTTACGGTATTATGATGCCCACAATATTTTAAAGCCTTCTTATCTGACTCCTTATGGGGCGCGCTTCTATTCCGATGAAGATTTTGCCCGCCTGCAGCAGATTCTTCTATTAAAATATCTGGGATTTTCACTTGATGATATCCGGGAAATGACGATCAACGATTCTGACTATCATTTTATGGCAGATGCTTTGAAATTACAAAGAAAACTTGTTCAGGATAAAATAGAGCAGCTCCAGCTGGTAGAACGTGCGATTCAGGATACCTCCAAAGCAATTGAAGAAGAACACAGTGTAAACTGGAGTCAGATGCTTAAGCTGATTCATCTTACCGGTATGGAAAAAAGTATGAAAAACCAGTATCAGAATGCATCCAATATTTCCGCACGTATTCAGCTTCATAATAAATACAGCACGAACACACAAGGCTGGTTTCCCTGGATCTTTGATCAATGCCACATGGCAGAACATTCGACCGTTCTTGAGATTGGCTGCGGTGATGGTTCTTTATGGCTTGAAAATAAAGAAAAAATTCCAAAACAGCTCCATGTCGTTCTTTCAGATATTTCAGAAGGAATGCTTCGTGATACCCGGCGTGCCATTCATGCAAATGTAAAAACATCCCGCTTTGATTTCCAGGTTTTTGACTGCGAGCGGATTCCATATCCTGATAACAGCTTTGATCTTGTCATTGCCAATCATATTTTATTTTACTGCAAAAATCTCACCTCTGTTTTTGAAGAAATTTCCCGCGTACTAAAAACAGGCGGTACTTTTGTATGCAGTACCTACGGCGCAGCTCACATGAAAGAAATCAATGAGCTTGTCTCAGAATTCGATGACCGCATTGTTCTTTCAGCAGACCGGCTTTTTGAACGTTTTGGAAAAGAAAACGGTGCAGATCTTCTTGCTCCGTATTTTCAAAATATAAAATGGTTATCCTATGAGGACTCCCTCCATGTTACAGAACCGGAAACCTTAATATCTTACGTTCTGTCCTGCCATGGCAATCAAAACCAGTATATCATTGACCACTACAAAGAATTTCGAAATTATGTAAGAAAAAAAACAGAAGATGGCTTCACTATTACAAAAGACGCCGGGATTTTTATTACTATTTAA
- a CDS encoding DUF2220 family protein produces MKKILLEKLLEKCREQTYQKQYEYIMNLLEEQKIKPVKASRLNGKSPALYREYWVLEEKKDYSTYIEELRYEIVPDISVDYYLRHLESYEADRTRVLELNQYLKNKKKTLQFKVSVNERSFEIWGQEKFLSRGQGKRILNRCGLELSFFNIYETTEPLAYYSLTRNIPQNLLILENKDTFFSMRRHLLEGNEEILGIKIDTLIYGAGKGIFRSFEDFDLCVEPYMQAEGNQIFYFGDLDYEGIGIYENLAELFNEEWKIIPFMAGYEKMLDKAVKAVSIPETKERQNRNIKNIFFSYFSTERIKQMKEILEKGRYVPQEILNISDF; encoded by the coding sequence ATGAAAAAAATTTTATTGGAAAAACTTTTAGAAAAATGCAGAGAACAAACTTATCAAAAACAGTATGAGTACATTATGAATCTACTGGAGGAACAGAAGATTAAGCCGGTGAAGGCTTCCAGATTGAATGGAAAGAGTCCGGCTCTTTATCGTGAGTACTGGGTATTGGAAGAAAAGAAGGACTATAGCACTTATATTGAAGAATTAAGATATGAGATTGTTCCGGATATTTCTGTAGATTATTATTTAAGACATTTAGAAAGTTATGAAGCAGACAGGACAAGGGTGCTTGAGTTAAATCAATATTTGAAAAATAAAAAAAAGACACTTCAGTTTAAAGTATCGGTAAATGAACGCAGTTTTGAAATCTGGGGACAGGAGAAGTTCTTATCTAGAGGACAGGGAAAGCGTATTTTGAATCGGTGTGGACTGGAGCTGTCTTTTTTTAATATTTACGAGACGACAGAACCGCTTGCATATTATTCACTTACAAGAAATATTCCGCAGAATTTGTTAATATTAGAAAATAAAGATACTTTTTTTAGTATGCGTCGTCATCTTTTGGAAGGAAATGAGGAGATACTTGGAATAAAGATTGATACGTTGATTTATGGAGCTGGAAAGGGGATTTTTCGAAGCTTTGAAGATTTTGACTTGTGTGTGGAACCTTATATGCAGGCGGAAGGAAACCAAATATTTTATTTTGGAGATCTGGACTATGAAGGTATTGGAATTTATGAGAATTTAGCTGAGCTTTTTAATGAAGAGTGGAAAATCATTCCGTTTATGGCCGGATATGAGAAGATGTTAGATAAAGCTGTGAAGGCTGTCAGTATTCCAGAGACGAAAGAGAGGCAAAATAGAAATATAAAAAATATTTTCTTTTCTTATTTTTCAACAGAACGAATAAAGCAGATGAAAGAAATTTTGGAAAAGGGAAGATATGTTCCACAGGAAATTTTAAATATTTCAGATTTTTAG
- a CDS encoding DUF6063 family protein — protein sequence MAYTIEDIKKSQEIFYYLLEHHELREEEEQILYKAYTEEENVQNIVKSQGETASCDIERYGNIIYLIPRENNNFLGYSKAELKKELCKSAGTNKDYYLSQFTILTLLSEFFDGEGDSSRAREYIRSGELMNILSERLREGAAYEEEHKEDNDEEIDTAGISFLDLWHAYEALKSDDRGSHAKTTKEGFIYNILLFLQKQGLIEYVERDEMIKTTRKLDSFMDWNLLNQNNYRRVKNVLGVIENEQN from the coding sequence ATGGCATACACAATAGAAGATATTAAAAAGAGTCAAGAAATATTTTATTATCTTTTAGAGCATCATGAGCTTCGGGAAGAAGAGGAGCAGATATTATATAAGGCATACACAGAGGAAGAAAATGTCCAGAATATTGTAAAGTCACAGGGAGAAACCGCTTCTTGTGATATTGAGCGGTATGGAAACATTATTTACCTGATTCCAAGGGAAAATAATAATTTTCTTGGATATTCCAAAGCGGAATTAAAAAAAGAATTATGTAAATCGGCAGGAACAAACAAAGATTATTATTTATCACAGTTTACAATCCTGACTTTGTTATCGGAATTTTTTGATGGGGAGGGAGACAGCAGCAGAGCAAGAGAATATATTCGTTCTGGTGAGCTGATGAATATTTTATCAGAACGTTTAAGAGAAGGCGCTGCTTACGAAGAGGAACATAAAGAAGATAATGATGAAGAAATCGATACGGCAGGAATTTCCTTTTTGGATCTGTGGCATGCATATGAAGCATTGAAATCAGATGATCGGGGATCTCATGCTAAGACAACAAAAGAAGGGTTTATTTATAATATACTTCTTTTTTTACAGAAGCAGGGTTTGATCGAATATGTGGAAAGGGATGAGATGATAAAGACAACAAGAAAACTGGATAGTTTTATGGATTGGAATCTTTTGAATCAGAATAATTATCGTAGAGTGAAAAATGTACTGGGGGTAATTGAAAATGAGCAAAATTAA
- a CDS encoding IS3 family transposase codes for MFLKKIRRDREEGRLSLIRQEHIYRAIKEEHEKYNYPILLLCEIGGIARSSYYKWLHHVETPNERFNEELAEKLEQLHEKHPDMGYRRLNDKLRHDEDIRVNDKRILRICRKKQIRSNLKSRYNGCTRASNNPAFIAENILNREFKAEHLNEKWVTDVTEFKYGNTLDSVHKIYLSAILDLCDRRPVAYVIGDSNNNALVFETFDKAVKANPEAHPIFHSDRGYQYTSRRFHQKLEEAGMIQSMSRVAHCTDNGVMEGFWGILKREMYYGKKFESREELVKAITEYIDYYTNDRPQRGLGVLTPMEFHEKQRLAA; via the coding sequence ATCTTTCTTAAAAAAATTAGAAGAGATAGAGAGGAGGGGAGGCTGAGCCTGATACGCCAGGAACATATCTATCGGGCAATCAAGGAAGAACACGAAAAATATAACTATCCAATCCTGTTATTATGTGAAATAGGTGGAATCGCCAGATCATCCTACTACAAATGGCTCCATCACGTAGAGACACCGAACGAGAGATTTAACGAGGAATTGGCAGAGAAACTGGAACAATTACATGAAAAACATCCAGATATGGGATATAGAAGGTTAAATGACAAGCTGCGCCACGATGAAGACATTCGGGTAAATGATAAGAGAATCCTCCGTATTTGCAGAAAAAAACAGATCCGGTCCAACTTAAAGAGCCGGTATAATGGCTGTACCAGAGCATCAAACAACCCAGCATTTATTGCAGAAAACATTCTTAATAGAGAATTTAAGGCAGAACACCTTAATGAGAAATGGGTTACTGATGTAACGGAATTCAAATATGGAAACACCTTAGACAGTGTTCATAAAATATATTTAAGCGCTATATTAGACTTATGTGATAGACGGCCCGTTGCATATGTTATTGGGGATAGTAATAATAATGCGCTGGTATTTGAAACTTTTGATAAAGCAGTAAAGGCAAATCCAGAAGCCCATCCTATTTTTCACAGTGACAGAGGATATCAGTATACCTCCCGAAGATTCCATCAGAAATTGGAAGAAGCAGGAATGATACAGAGTATGTCGAGGGTAGCACACTGTACAGATAATGGAGTAATGGAAGGCTTTTGGGGAATCTTGAAACGGGAAATGTATTATGGAAAGAAATTTGAGAGCAGAGAAGAATTAGTGAAGGCAATCACAGAATATATAGATTACTATACAAACGACCGACCACAGAGAGGACTTGGAGTATTAACACCAATGGAATTTCATGAAAAGCAACGATTGGCGGCATAA
- a CDS encoding TrmB family transcriptional regulator encodes MDNVELLMSFGLTRQEARVYILLLGEGALSGYEAAKRLGISRSNAYAALAGLVDKGAAYVAEEQAVQYHAVSIKEFCSNKLHYMEELSETLERQIPKQKQEDAKYLTIRGRRHIEDKFRNMLKEVKERVYLSVSASVADLFREELAELTAQNKKVVLLTDEQYILDGAIIYYAGKRSFASGHTGCEETVDGQIRLITDSSYALTGELQDEETSACLYSANPNLVKLLKDALANEIKLIEIEGKSKDIDKEG; translated from the coding sequence ATGGATAACGTAGAATTACTCATGAGTTTTGGCCTTACGAGACAGGAAGCTAGAGTATATATTCTTCTTTTAGGGGAAGGTGCACTTAGTGGCTATGAGGCAGCGAAGCGGCTTGGTATTTCCCGTTCGAATGCATATGCGGCACTGGCAGGTTTAGTAGATAAGGGAGCAGCTTATGTGGCAGAAGAACAGGCGGTGCAGTATCATGCGGTTTCTATTAAGGAGTTCTGTTCAAACAAGCTTCATTATATGGAAGAACTGTCAGAAACACTGGAACGCCAGATTCCGAAGCAGAAGCAGGAAGATGCGAAGTATCTTACGATACGGGGAAGAAGGCATATAGAGGATAAGTTTCGAAATATGCTTAAGGAAGTGAAAGAACGAGTATATCTCTCGGTATCTGCTTCTGTAGCAGATTTGTTTAGAGAAGAATTAGCAGAATTGACGGCACAGAATAAAAAGGTAGTTCTTTTAACTGATGAACAGTATATATTGGATGGAGCGATTATTTATTACGCAGGAAAGAGAAGTTTTGCATCTGGGCATACAGGATGTGAGGAGACTGTGGATGGGCAGATTCGTCTTATTACAGATTCAAGTTATGCACTTACCGGAGAACTCCAGGATGAAGAGACTTCTGCCTGCCTTTATTCTGCGAATCCTAATCTGGTAAAGCTGTTAAAGGATGCACTGGCGAATGAGATTAAACTCATTGAGATAGAAGGAAAAAGTAAAGATATAGATAAGGAAGGATAA
- a CDS encoding diaminopimelate decarboxylase, which yields MEKKPFVTKEQLEKIVEKYPTPFHLYDEKGIRQTARDLYKAFSWNEGFKEYFAVKATPTPAILKILKEEGCGTDCSSLTELMMSDRCGFADGNSIMFSSNETPAEEFILAKKLGAIINLDDITHIDFLKDACGIPERICCRYNPGGYFSLGTDIMDNPGDAKYGMTKPQIFEAFKRLKREGVKEFGIHSFLASNTVSNEYYPALAAILFNLAVELKENLGVHIGFINLSGGVGIPYTPDKEPNDIFAIGEGVRKAYEEILVPAGMGDVKIFTELGRFMLAPHGHLVVKAIHEKHTYKEYIGVDACAANLMRPAMYGAYHHITVMGKENEPCDHTYDVVGSLCENNDKFAIDRKLPKIDMGDLLVLHDTGAHGFAMGYNYNGRLKSAEILLQEDGSTRMIRRAETPEDYFATIEGFDF from the coding sequence ATGGAAAAGAAACCATTTGTTACAAAGGAACAGTTAGAGAAAATCGTAGAGAAATATCCTACACCATTTCATTTATACGATGAAAAGGGGATTAGACAGACAGCACGCGATTTATATAAGGCATTTTCATGGAATGAAGGATTTAAAGAGTATTTTGCAGTGAAAGCAACACCTACTCCTGCAATTCTTAAGATTTTAAAGGAAGAAGGATGTGGAACAGACTGTTCTTCTTTAACAGAGTTAATGATGAGCGACCGTTGTGGATTTGCTGATGGTAATTCCATTATGTTCTCATCTAATGAAACACCGGCAGAAGAATTTATCCTTGCAAAGAAGTTAGGAGCAATTATTAACTTAGATGATATTACACATATTGATTTCTTAAAGGATGCCTGTGGTATTCCGGAAAGAATCTGCTGCCGTTACAATCCAGGCGGATATTTCTCTCTTGGAACAGACATCATGGATAACCCAGGAGATGCCAAGTATGGAATGACAAAGCCACAGATTTTTGAGGCATTTAAGCGTCTTAAGAGAGAGGGTGTAAAGGAATTTGGTATCCATTCTTTCTTAGCAAGTAACACAGTATCTAATGAATACTATCCTGCATTAGCAGCGATTTTATTTAATCTTGCAGTAGAGTTAAAAGAGAATCTTGGTGTTCATATCGGATTTATCAACTTATCAGGCGGGGTAGGAATCCCTTACACACCGGATAAAGAGCCAAACGATATTTTTGCGATCGGTGAAGGGGTTCGTAAAGCTTACGAAGAGATATTAGTTCCTGCAGGAATGGGAGATGTAAAGATCTTTACAGAACTTGGACGTTTCATGCTTGCGCCACACGGACATCTTGTAGTAAAAGCAATTCATGAGAAACATACTTATAAAGAATACATCGGTGTAGATGCCTGCGCAGCGAACCTTATGCGTCCTGCTATGTACGGTGCTTATCATCACATCACAGTTATGGGTAAGGAGAATGAACCATGTGACCATACTTATGATGTTGTTGGTTCCCTTTGTGAGAACAATGATAAATTCGCAATTGACAGAAAGCTTCCGAAGATTGATATGGGAGACTTACTCGTACTTCATGATACGGGAGCACATGGATTTGCGATGGGATATAATTATAATGGACGTTTAAAGAGTGCGGAGATTCTTTTACAGGAAGATGGAAGCACAAGAATGATCCGTCGTGCGGAGACACCGGAAGATTACTTCGCAACAATTGAGGGATTTGATTTTTAA
- a CDS encoding substrate-binding domain-containing protein: MSEKLLTAKEAAEILKVRKNTVYDMIKRGDLKASKLGKQLRIRQGDLEFYIQYGSQAKVYQEGNSEQKNNIEKVEFERNAQNRTEKNVMANPGSGQTGMCDQIIICGQDMVLDLLANRLNQCIGENVFRSYKGSYNALYAMYQGEVNVATAHLWHGKTNSYNIPYISSMLPGTDIVVLHLLKRKQGFYVQKGNPKNIQSFEDLKRSDITIVNREPGSGVRVLIDEKLRQAGIPTQEVNGYQDIVSSHLEAAAAVNRGDVDVAVGSEKHSLSVPGIDFLFIQEESYDMVIRKEDFTKKPYQKMIEIIRSPEYQKEVAGLGGYNVENMGKIIYSDLIQ; this comes from the coding sequence ATGAGTGAAAAGTTACTGACTGCCAAAGAAGCGGCTGAAATATTAAAGGTAAGAAAGAATACAGTGTATGATATGATTAAGCGTGGAGATTTGAAAGCTTCAAAGCTTGGAAAACAGCTGAGAATTCGTCAGGGAGATCTGGAATTTTATATTCAGTATGGAAGTCAGGCAAAGGTTTATCAAGAGGGAAATTCAGAGCAGAAAAATAATATCGAAAAAGTTGAATTTGAAAGGAATGCGCAGAATAGAACAGAGAAAAATGTAATGGCAAATCCGGGTTCTGGTCAGACTGGCATGTGTGATCAGATTATTATCTGTGGGCAGGATATGGTTCTTGATTTATTAGCGAATCGTTTAAACCAGTGTATTGGGGAGAATGTATTTCGTTCTTATAAAGGAAGTTATAATGCATTATACGCAATGTACCAGGGAGAGGTGAATGTTGCAACAGCGCATTTATGGCATGGAAAAACGAACAGTTACAATATTCCGTACATCAGCAGTATGCTACCGGGAACCGACATTGTTGTTTTACATCTTTTAAAAAGAAAGCAGGGTTTTTATGTGCAGAAAGGAAATCCTAAAAACATCCAGTCTTTTGAGGATTTAAAAAGATCAGATATCACAATCGTGAATCGGGAACCGGGAAGTGGTGTAAGAGTTCTTATTGATGAAAAGCTGCGACAGGCAGGAATTCCTACACAGGAAGTAAATGGATATCAGGATATAGTGAGTTCTCATCTAGAAGCGGCTGCGGCAGTAAACAGAGGTGATGTGGATGTGGCGGTAGGAAGCGAGAAGCATAGTCTGTCTGTACCGGGGATAGATTTTCTTTTTATACAGGAAGAAAGTTATGATATGGTTATCCGTAAAGAAGATTTCACCAAAAAACCTTACCAGAAAATGATAGAAATCATTCGTTCTCCTGAATATCAAAAAGAAGTAGCCGGACTTGGTGGGTATAATGTAGAAAATATGGGAAAAATTATTTATTCTGATTTAATTCAGTGA
- the modA gene encoding molybdate ABC transporter substrate-binding protein produces MRNMKFVKRIGAVALAVCMVLSCAGCGGASNKGASEGTTEVTTEGGKSKILVAAAASLQATFDNELIPLFEKENPEITVEGTYASSGDLQQQIESGLDADVFFSAATSNMDTLTEEKLIDKDTVVDLLKNDVVLITPKESKLGIKSFKDITKADTIAIGDPESVPAGKYAKEILTNLGVYNEVEKKASLGASVTEVLSWVAEGSADAGIVYATDAQTENTNGDDKEVEVVATAEDSMMQTPVVYPVGVVSASAHKDEAKAFEDFLQTDEAKAILEKAGFTINK; encoded by the coding sequence ATGAGAAACATGAAGTTCGTGAAGAGAATTGGTGCTGTAGCTTTGGCAGTATGTATGGTTTTATCCTGTGCAGGATGTGGAGGCGCATCGAATAAGGGAGCATCAGAAGGAACAACAGAAGTTACAACCGAAGGAGGAAAGAGCAAGATTCTTGTGGCAGCAGCGGCAAGTCTTCAGGCTACATTTGATAATGAACTGATTCCGTTGTTCGAGAAAGAGAATCCAGAAATAACGGTAGAAGGAACTTATGCAAGTTCTGGAGATTTACAGCAGCAGATTGAATCTGGGTTAGATGCCGATGTATTCTTTTCCGCAGCAACATCTAATATGGATACATTGACAGAGGAGAAACTTATCGATAAAGATACGGTAGTTGATCTGTTAAAGAATGATGTTGTGCTGATTACACCGAAAGAGTCTAAGCTGGGAATCAAGAGTTTTAAGGATATTACAAAGGCAGACACGATTGCAATTGGTGATCCGGAGAGTGTACCAGCAGGTAAATACGCAAAAGAAATTCTTACCAATCTTGGTGTTTATAATGAAGTAGAGAAGAAGGCAAGTCTTGGAGCTAGTGTAACAGAAGTGTTAAGCTGGGTAGCAGAAGGCAGTGCAGATGCAGGTATTGTATATGCAACAGATGCACAGACCGAGAATACCAATGGCGATGATAAAGAGGTAGAAGTAGTAGCAACGGCAGAAGACTCTATGATGCAGACACCGGTAGTTTATCCAGTAGGTGTCGTATCTGCTTCTGCCCATAAAGACGAAGCGAAAGCTTTTGAAGATTTCCTTCAGACAGATGAAGCGAAAGCTATTTTAGAAAAAGCAGGATTCACAATAAATAAGTAA
- the modB gene encoding molybdate ABC transporter permease subunit — MDLSPIIISLRTATLSIIVTFFLGVAAAQLVFRLKSKTMKTILDGLFTLPLVFPPTVAGFFLLYIFGMRRPIGKFFIEYFAVKVAFSWGATVLAAVVISFPLMYRAARGAFEQVDPDVLSAGRTIGMSEWKIFWKVQLPIAWPGVISGAVLAFARGLGEFGATAMIAGNIKGKTRTLPLAVYSAVASGNMKEAGEYVAVLVCISFIVVICMNYFSMEKKG, encoded by the coding sequence ATAGATTTATCACCAATTATTATATCTTTAAGGACAGCTACACTCAGTATTATTGTTACATTTTTTCTGGGAGTAGCTGCAGCCCAGCTTGTTTTCCGTCTGAAGAGTAAGACGATGAAAACAATATTAGATGGGCTATTTACCCTGCCGCTCGTGTTTCCGCCAACAGTGGCAGGATTTTTTTTACTATATATTTTCGGGATGCGAAGACCAATCGGTAAGTTTTTTATTGAATATTTTGCTGTCAAGGTTGCCTTTTCATGGGGAGCAACTGTTTTAGCTGCAGTTGTTATCTCGTTTCCGCTAATGTACCGGGCAGCAAGAGGGGCTTTTGAACAGGTAGATCCAGATGTACTTTCTGCAGGAAGGACAATTGGAATGAGTGAATGGAAGATCTTCTGGAAAGTACAGCTTCCGATTGCCTGGCCAGGAGTTATCTCCGGGGCGGTACTCGCCTTTGCCAGAGGATTAGGAGAGTTTGGGGCAACAGCAATGATTGCCGGTAATATCAAGGGAAAGACAAGAACACTGCCACTTGCGGTATATTCCGCTGTCGCATCAGGTAACATGAAGGAAGCAGGGGAGTATGTAGCGGTTCTTGTATGTATTTCCTTTATTGTAGTCATATGTATGAATTATTTTTCTATGGAGAAGAAAGGCTAG
- a CDS encoding sulfate/molybdate ABC transporter ATP-binding protein, producing MALSVHIKKKLKDFELAVDFDMEEGIVGFLGSSGCGKSMTLKCIAGIETPDEGSIVLDGEVLFDKKAGIDLSPQKRKVGYLFQNYALFPHMTVRQNIEAGLEASGKSKQEKKDIVERLLEQFHIKELENSYPVRISGGQQQRAALARMMAAEPKFLLLDEPFSALDTYLKEKLMQEMMTYLSQFKKGVIMVSHSRDEVYQMCTDTAIMHQGILETVGKTKEIFDNPGTVNAARLTGCKNISKADKLSESEIYASEWDIKLTFPEYIKIPSNLTHVGIRAHEIRPVKFSDIDNNTSIKLNMVDCQLKRISEAPFEMYLILENKSGKSTSPLWWKVTKKEWKEIGETVPETVELPVEKVILLQH from the coding sequence ATGGCATTATCTGTTCACATAAAAAAGAAGTTAAAAGATTTTGAATTAGCGGTTGACTTTGATATGGAGGAAGGAATTGTTGGATTTCTTGGTTCTTCCGGGTGTGGGAAGAGTATGACTTTAAAATGTATTGCCGGAATAGAAACACCCGATGAAGGAAGTATTGTCCTTGATGGTGAAGTGTTATTTGATAAGAAAGCAGGGATTGATCTTTCACCACAAAAACGTAAAGTCGGATATCTATTTCAAAATTATGCACTATTTCCGCATATGACAGTACGACAGAATATTGAAGCAGGACTGGAAGCATCGGGAAAGTCAAAACAGGAAAAAAAAGATATCGTAGAACGCCTTCTGGAACAGTTTCATATAAAAGAATTAGAAAATTCGTATCCGGTTCGTATTTCAGGAGGGCAGCAACAGAGGGCGGCACTGGCTCGTATGATGGCAGCAGAGCCAAAGTTTCTGTTATTAGACGAACCCTTTTCAGCATTAGATACCTATTTGAAAGAAAAATTGATGCAGGAAATGATGACCTATCTTAGTCAGTTTAAAAAAGGGGTTATCATGGTATCCCACAGTAGAGATGAAGTATATCAGATGTGTACTGACACAGCAATCATGCATCAGGGAATCTTAGAAACTGTCGGAAAAACAAAAGAGATTTTCGATAATCCGGGAACCGTCAATGCGGCAAGGCTCACAGGCTGTAAAAATATTTCTAAAGCAGACAAACTCAGTGAATCGGAAATTTATGCTTCGGAGTGGGATATAAAACTCACATTTCCAGAATACATAAAAATTCCGTCTAATCTTACCCATGTAGGAATCCGCGCACACGAAATCCGTCCAGTAAAGTTTTCAGACATAGATAATAATACATCTATAAAGTTGAATATGGTAGATTGCCAGTTGAAACGCATATCCGAAGCACCATTTGAGATGTATCTTATCTTAGAAAATAAAAGCGGAAAAAGTACGAGTCCGCTATGGTGGAAAGTCACTAAAAAAGAATGGAAAGAAATTGGAGAAACAGTACCAGAGACAGTAGAATTGCCTGTAGAAAAGGTTATACTATTACAACACTAA
- a CDS encoding DeoR/GlpR family DNA-binding transcription regulator, whose amino-acid sequence MTERQSKLIKLVNLYQKIEVSRLAELLDVSQVTIRKDLDHLEEEGLLSREHGYALIKNANDINTRLTINYDKKIEIATKAAEMVSNGETVMLESGSTCTLLAEQLAKLKKDITIITNSAYIAIRIRDLPIRKVILLGGEYQKEYQGMVGPLVRKCAKEFYVDKFFVGTDGFIPDAGFTCDDLMRVETMKYMEGSANRMIILADSSKFSQKGVVIQTTFSEIDTVCTDADIPEDALENLKRHNINVEIAE is encoded by the coding sequence ATGACAGAACGTCAGTCCAAACTCATTAAATTGGTAAATCTTTATCAAAAAATCGAAGTGAGTCGTTTAGCTGAACTTTTAGATGTGTCTCAGGTAACCATCCGTAAAGACCTTGACCATCTTGAAGAAGAGGGACTTTTATCAAGAGAACATGGCTACGCTTTAATTAAGAATGCCAATGATATTAATACTCGTTTAACTATAAATTATGACAAAAAGATCGAGATTGCCACAAAGGCTGCTGAGATGGTTTCCAACGGCGAAACTGTCATGCTAGAATCTGGTTCTACTTGTACTTTACTTGCAGAACAGCTTGCAAAATTAAAAAAGGATATTACCATTATAACAAATTCGGCATACATAGCTATCCGCATTCGTGATCTTCCTATTCGTAAAGTCATTCTTCTTGGTGGTGAATACCAAAAAGAATATCAGGGAATGGTAGGACCACTTGTCCGCAAATGTGCAAAAGAATTCTATGTAGATAAATTCTTTGTAGGTACAGACGGATTCATTCCGGATGCCGGTTTTACCTGCGATGACCTGATGCGTGTAGAAACAATGAAATATATGGAAGGCTCTGCCAATCGTATGATCATTCTTGCAGACTCCAGTAAATTCAGCCAGAAGGGTGTTGTAATTCAGACAACCTTCTCTGAGATTGATACTGTTTGTACCGATGCTGATATTCCAGAAGATGCATTAGAGAACTTAAAGAGACATAATATTAACGTAGAGATTGCGGAATAA